From the Lolium rigidum isolate FL_2022 chromosome 2, APGP_CSIRO_Lrig_0.1, whole genome shotgun sequence genome, one window contains:
- the LOC124691419 gene encoding S-(+)-linalool synthase, chloroplastic-like — protein MAAARFFSSSVGQLLHSASPVAGNGGRNRGFFRPSSVICPGREPASHELYNDFDFQEGLTSVQALLRQHPKSSRGMMTTVDHLKRLCIDHYFQDEIDNVVDSCANLLHSDDLLDATLSMRLMREAGYCVSADEILQKFTNGNGDFNLANSKDIRGLLSLQDMSHLNIGEALLYKAKDFSSRHLSVAAKYLEPNHATYVKQSLDHPYHVSLMQYKARHHLSYLQSLPTRNIAMEKLTLAEFEINKLQHQREMQEVKRWWMKLGLAQEIPAARDQVLKWYMWPMTILEGFSFSRYRIEITKIISLIYIVDDIFDIVATQEELALFNEAIKRWDLVVADSLPSYMTSCYKALYTITNDIADMSRREHGSNPINHLKKGWATLFDGFMIEGKWLSGNQVPTREDYLTNGVVTSGAPLVFLHLFFMLGHDLTEADSNYIPPVISCPAKIMRLRDDMGSAMDEAQEGLDGSYKELYLRENPHGDADEHMLEMIQGEWEELNRECFSRTKSSLSPSFVGASLNFARMVEVMYGYNNEQRLPALEDYTRMLLL, from the exons ATGGCTGCAGCGCGTTTCTTCTCCTCATCCGTCGGGCAGCTGCTCCATTCGGCTTCACCGGTAGCTGGAAATGGAGGCCGCAACCGTGGCTTCTTCCGGCCTTCATCGGTGATATGTCCTGGGCGGGAGCCAGCGTCCCATGAGCTGTACAATGATTTTGACTTCCAG GAGGGCCTAACGAGTGTGCAAGCACTATTGCGTCAACACCCCAAGAGCAGCCGTGGCATGATGACAACTGTTGATCACCTCAAACGTCTCTGCATCGACCACTATTTCCAAGATGAGATCGACAACGTCGTGGACTCATGTGCGAATCTGCTCCATAGTGATGATCTGCTCGATGCAACCCTTTCCATGAGGCTCATGAGAGAAGCTGGATACTGTGTTTCAGCAG ATGAGATTCTTCAGAAGTTCACAAACGGTAATGGCGATTTCAACCTAGCTAATAGTAAAGACATCAGAGGCTTGCTAAGCTTGCAAGATATGTCACACCTCAACATAGGAGAGGCTTTACTATACAAGGCAAAAGATTTCTCTAGCAGGCACCTTAGTGTTGCGGCTAAGTATTTGGAGCCAAATCATGCAACTTATGTGAAACAATCACTCGATCACCCCTACCATGTGAGCCTGATGCAGTACAAGGCCAGGCACcacctgagctacctacagagcttGCCCACTAGGAACATTGCAATGGAGAAACTGACACTTGCAGAGTTCGAAATTAACAAGTTACAACATCAGAGGGAGATGCAAGAGGTTAAGAG ATGgtggatgaagttaggattggctcAAGAAATACCAGCTGCAAGGGACCAAGTTCTGAAATGGTACATGTGGCCGATGACTATCCTAGAGGGTTTCTCCTTTTCTAGATACCGGATTGAGATCACAAAGATCATTTCACTCATCTACATTGTGGATGACATCTTTGATATTGTTGCCACCCAAGAGGAGCTGGCCCTCTTTAATGAGGCAATCAAAAG GTGGGATCTTGTAGTAGCTGATTCACTCCCGAGCTACATGACATCATGCTACAAGGCTCTATACACCATCACAAATGATATTGCAGATATGTCCAGAAGAGAGCATGGATCAAACCCTATCAATCATCTGAAGAAAGGA TGGGCAACATTGTTTGATGGATTTATGATCGAGGGGAAATGGCTCTCTGGTAATCAGGTCCCCACACGGGAGGACTACCTGACTAATGGCGTTGTCACCTCAGGAGCGCCACTTGTATTCCTCCACCTTTTCTTCATGCTAGGACATGATTTAACTGAGGCCGACAGCAACTACATCCCTCCAGTCATATCTTGCCCTGCAAAGATCATGAGGCTCCGTGATGACATGGGCAGCGCTATG GATGAAGCGCAAGAAGGACTCGATGGATCATACAAAGAGTTGTACCTAAGGGAGAACCCTCATGGTGATGCGGATGAGCACATGCTAGAGATGATCCAGGGTGAGTGGGAAGAGCTCAATAGGGAGTGCTTCTCCAGGACGAAATCATCATTGTCGCCTAGCTTTGTTGGAGCGTCGCTCAACTTTGCGAGGATGGTCGAGGTCATGTATGGCTACAACAACGAACAGAGGCTCCCGGCCCTCGAGGATTACACTAGGATGCTGCTCCTTTGA